In Nonomuraea sp. NBC_00507, the following are encoded in one genomic region:
- a CDS encoding condensation domain-containing protein has product MSPEMRVVADHQEQGTAEREELRRRLAALPAERRAALRRSLLGGQEKRTWPLSTGQERLWFLQRFDTDDCAYHITWPVRLRGPIDETGLAAAFTVIAARHEVLRTRFVLDGDLPAQVVDEPREVRLDHLDPACSDIEPAIAAYAGRPFDLVAAPAWRAGLLRLAADDAVLCIVLHHIVVDHWSLDVLMRELGECYRAHREGRPPMLDELPTQYRDFAVTERRRAEEDRDHLDYWIERLAGAPPLDLPLDRPRPARWTGRGAKAGVAVPDADVTRLELIARAHRATPFMALLAAWQVTLGAAAGQDDFCVGVPVVGRDRPELAPLIGYFSTTLVARADLSGDPPFGELLRRTRISTLKALAHGGTSLDRILGALRVPRDLSRPPLYQAMFNLTHNLPTGDLLRTELGDLAVEVYPQPDLGRARVEVSLDVYRGPEGIGGWLEYSTDLFDAATAHRLADAFARVVTRAGGDPGLRLSELGAADWKVRS; this is encoded by the coding sequence GTGAGCCCCGAGATGAGGGTGGTCGCCGACCATCAAGAGCAGGGCACGGCCGAGCGCGAGGAACTGCGGCGGCGCCTGGCCGCGCTGCCCGCCGAACGCCGCGCTGCGCTGCGCCGGTCGCTGCTCGGCGGCCAGGAGAAGCGGACCTGGCCGCTGTCCACCGGGCAGGAGCGGCTGTGGTTCCTGCAACGCTTCGACACTGACGACTGCGCTTATCACATCACGTGGCCGGTAAGGCTGCGCGGCCCCATCGACGAGACTGGTCTCGCCGCGGCGTTCACCGTGATCGCCGCCAGGCACGAGGTGCTGCGCACCCGCTTCGTCCTGGACGGCGACCTGCCCGCCCAGGTCGTGGACGAGCCCCGCGAAGTGCGGCTGGACCACCTGGATCCCGCCTGCTCCGACATCGAGCCGGCGATCGCCGCTTACGCCGGGCGGCCGTTCGACCTCGTGGCGGCCCCCGCATGGCGGGCGGGGCTGCTGCGCCTGGCCGCCGACGACGCCGTCCTGTGCATCGTGCTGCACCACATCGTGGTCGACCACTGGTCGCTCGACGTGCTGATGCGCGAGCTCGGCGAATGCTACCGCGCCCACCGGGAAGGCCGTCCTCCGATGCTGGACGAGCTGCCCACGCAGTACCGCGACTTCGCCGTGACGGAGCGGCGGCGAGCCGAGGAGGACCGGGACCATCTGGACTACTGGATCGAGCGGCTCGCCGGAGCGCCGCCGCTCGACCTGCCCCTCGACCGCCCTCGCCCCGCCCGCTGGACCGGCCGCGGCGCCAAGGCCGGCGTGGCCGTGCCGGACGCGGATGTCACCCGCCTGGAACTCATCGCGCGCGCCCACCGGGCCACCCCGTTCATGGCCCTGCTCGCCGCGTGGCAGGTCACGCTGGGTGCGGCCGCCGGGCAGGACGACTTCTGCGTAGGCGTGCCCGTGGTCGGCCGGGACCGGCCCGAGCTGGCCCCGCTGATCGGCTACTTCTCCACCACGCTCGTCGCGCGGGCCGACCTTTCGGGGGATCCGCCCTTCGGCGAGCTGCTGCGGCGTACCCGAATCAGCACCCTGAAGGCCCTCGCCCACGGCGGTACGTCCTTGGATCGCATCCTCGGCGCACTCCGGGTGCCCCGCGACCTGAGCCGTCCGCCGCTGTACCAGGCGATGTTCAACCTCACCCACAACCTGCCCACCGGAGACTTGCTCCGTACCGAGTTGGGGGACCTGGCCGTGGAGGTGTATCCACAGCCTGACCTGGGCCGGGCCCGGGTGGAGGTGTCCCTTGACGTGTACCGGGGGCCCGAGGGGATCGGCGGCTGGCTGGAGTACTCGACCGACCTGTTCGACGCCGCCACCGCGCACCGGCTGGCGGATGCCTTCGCGCGCGTGGTGACGCGCGCGGGCGGCGACCCGGGTCTGCGGCTGTCTGAACTGGGAGCCGCGGACTGGAAAGTCCGGAGTTAG
- a CDS encoding thiamine pyrophosphate-dependent dehydrogenase E1 component subunit alpha, whose translation MPEGLLEEITEDLSDDDLGLLLLIRHFERKLLDLFGQGLVQGTTHTCLGQEYVPVALAPLLGERDFVFSNHRGHGHYLARLRDPYGLLAEILGREGAVCGGVGGSQHILSGRYLSTGIQGESLPVAAGVALHLRDAEPGALALAYIGDGTWGQGAVYEALNMAALWRLPLVVVTENNGIAQTTPTSAQMAGTIGDRARAFGCRFLHVGSRDIGEIRDGLRPLFERTREGAGPLVVEFATHRLGPHSKGDDTRSAEEIRRARDHDWFPREGATVSPRFARMDAEARAFVEVVAGEVLGRPLSAREG comes from the coding sequence GTGCCAGAAGGATTGCTGGAAGAGATCACGGAGGACCTGTCCGATGACGACCTCGGGCTGCTCCTGCTGATCAGGCACTTCGAACGCAAGCTGCTCGACCTGTTCGGCCAAGGGCTGGTACAGGGCACCACCCACACCTGCCTGGGGCAGGAGTACGTGCCGGTCGCGTTGGCGCCGCTGCTGGGCGAGCGGGACTTCGTCTTCAGCAATCATCGCGGGCATGGCCACTACCTGGCCCGATTACGGGACCCGTACGGGTTGCTCGCGGAGATCCTCGGGCGGGAGGGCGCGGTCTGCGGCGGCGTGGGCGGCAGTCAGCACATTCTGTCCGGCCGCTACCTGTCCACCGGGATCCAGGGCGAGAGCCTGCCGGTCGCCGCGGGCGTGGCCCTGCATCTGCGGGACGCCGAGCCGGGCGCGCTGGCGCTGGCGTACATCGGCGACGGAACGTGGGGACAGGGCGCCGTCTACGAGGCGCTCAACATGGCCGCGCTCTGGCGGCTGCCGCTGGTCGTGGTGACCGAGAACAACGGGATCGCGCAGACCACACCGACGTCGGCGCAGATGGCGGGCACGATCGGGGATCGGGCGCGGGCGTTCGGGTGCCGGTTCCTGCACGTCGGCTCGCGGGACATAGGCGAGATCCGGGACGGGCTGCGGCCGCTGTTCGAGCGGACCAGGGAGGGCGCGGGGCCGCTGGTGGTGGAGTTCGCCACGCACCGGCTCGGGCCTCACAGCAAGGGCGACGACACCCGCTCCGCCGAGGAGATCCGGCGCGCCCGCGACCACGACTGGTTCCCGCGCGAGGGCGCCACCGTGTCCCCTCGCTTTGCCCGCATGGACGCGGAGGCGCGCGCGTTCGTCGAGGTGGTGGCCGGTGAGGTGCTCGGGCGACCGCTGTCGGCACGGGAGGGCTGA
- a CDS encoding alpha-ketoacid dehydrogenase subunit beta yields the protein MRVAESLNQALHEVLAGDSSVWMLGEDVLDPYGGAFKITKGLSSRFPGRVLATPISENGIVGVAGGLALAGGKAIVEIMFSDFVTLAFDQIVNFASKSVSMYGRPLRLPLIVRCPSGGGRGYGPTHSQSLQKHFIGVPGLAVYEVSPFDDHRELFGEMLARGEPCLLFEDKTLYTRQIFGGGVADDLFRYDVLPRAATAGEVTRVYLDDPEQADCVIIAPGGLAHRALAAMRTLLLEREITCLLLVPRRLYPFDVTPLSPLLERAGAVVVAEESTAGGTWGAEVAQQVHSRLWGRLRRPVSLVHSAASVIPAAVHLERDVLVRDTAIVRAVQELLP from the coding sequence ATGCGGGTCGCGGAGAGCCTCAACCAGGCGCTACACGAGGTGCTCGCCGGCGATTCGTCCGTGTGGATGCTCGGCGAGGACGTGCTCGATCCGTACGGCGGGGCATTCAAGATCACCAAAGGGCTGTCCAGCCGTTTTCCCGGCCGGGTGCTGGCTACCCCGATCAGCGAGAACGGCATCGTCGGCGTGGCGGGCGGCCTGGCCCTCGCGGGCGGCAAGGCCATCGTCGAGATCATGTTCTCCGACTTCGTGACCCTGGCCTTCGATCAGATCGTGAATTTCGCCAGTAAATCGGTCTCCATGTACGGCCGGCCGCTGCGGCTGCCACTGATCGTGCGATGCCCGTCCGGGGGCGGCCGCGGCTACGGACCCACGCACAGCCAGAGCCTGCAGAAGCACTTCATCGGCGTACCCGGTCTCGCGGTGTACGAGGTGTCCCCCTTCGACGACCATCGCGAGCTGTTCGGCGAGATGCTCGCGCGCGGCGAGCCGTGCCTGCTGTTCGAGGACAAGACCCTCTACACCCGGCAGATCTTCGGCGGCGGGGTCGCGGACGATCTGTTCCGGTACGACGTGCTGCCGCGGGCCGCCACGGCCGGCGAGGTGACCAGGGTGTACCTGGACGATCCCGAGCAGGCGGACTGCGTGATCATCGCGCCGGGCGGGCTGGCGCACCGGGCCCTGGCCGCGATGCGCACGCTGCTGCTGGAGCGGGAGATCACCTGTCTGCTGCTCGTGCCGCGGCGCCTGTATCCCTTCGACGTGACCCCGCTGTCGCCGCTGCTGGAGCGGGCCGGTGCCGTGGTCGTCGCCGAGGAGAGCACCGCCGGCGGCACCTGGGGGGCCGAGGTGGCGCAGCAGGTGCACAGCCGGCTCTGGGGGCGCCTGCGGCGTCCGGTGTCCCTCGTCCACTCGGCGGCCAGTGTGATCCCGGCGGCCGTCCATCTTGAGCGTGACGTGCTGGTGCGGGACACCGCGATCGTCCGCGCCGTACAGGAGCTCTTGCCTTGA
- a CDS encoding 2-oxo acid dehydrogenase subunit E2, whose product MTELSVPKLNNNDTEYLLVEWLAEDGAGVLKGDPVVVLETSKAAEELVAEADGVLRRTAETGATCVPGEVIAYISDDSAPPPAAADHEAPARETDGESSEPIITAPAQALIDEHGVDPARIRALGKKVIRRADVTTLMETGGDNASSRPRTLPAVQRAVAAAVTRSHQTIPAAFTAVKLDAGPAIARARVLSKEARALIGLPELLVSAVASLHGQFPMCFAEPVVVDGPGGELAVVPSSAPNVGVTVDVGDGLYVPVLRGADRLSLGEIAQRLTAYRTTAMRGAFREEDLAGGNIVVTLHTDAAVLLAVPIVFPGQTCALSLCAPQHEFALDSTGNVVKRTTVTLGLAFDHRVVNGREAAMFLNAVRKTVAP is encoded by the coding sequence TTGACCGAGCTGAGCGTGCCCAAACTCAACAACAACGACACCGAGTACCTGCTGGTCGAGTGGCTGGCCGAGGACGGCGCCGGGGTGCTGAAGGGCGATCCGGTGGTGGTTCTGGAGACCTCCAAGGCGGCCGAGGAACTGGTGGCCGAGGCCGATGGCGTACTGCGGCGGACGGCGGAGACCGGCGCGACCTGCGTGCCCGGGGAGGTGATCGCGTACATTTCCGATGACTCGGCGCCTCCGCCGGCGGCCGCCGATCACGAAGCCCCTGCGCGTGAAACCGACGGTGAGTCCTCCGAGCCGATCATCACCGCGCCCGCCCAGGCGCTGATCGACGAGCACGGCGTGGACCCGGCGCGGATCCGCGCGCTGGGGAAGAAGGTGATCAGGCGCGCCGACGTGACAACCCTGATGGAGACCGGTGGCGACAACGCGTCGTCGCGGCCGAGGACGCTGCCGGCCGTTCAGCGGGCCGTGGCCGCTGCGGTCACCCGTTCCCATCAGACGATCCCGGCCGCCTTCACCGCCGTGAAGCTGGACGCCGGCCCCGCCATCGCCCGGGCCCGCGTCCTCAGCAAAGAGGCCAGGGCGCTGATCGGCCTGCCTGAGCTGCTGGTTTCGGCGGTCGCCTCGCTGCACGGGCAGTTCCCGATGTGCTTCGCCGAGCCGGTGGTGGTGGACGGGCCCGGAGGCGAACTGGCCGTGGTCCCCTCGTCGGCGCCGAACGTCGGTGTCACCGTGGACGTCGGCGATGGCCTGTACGTCCCGGTGCTGCGCGGCGCCGACCGCCTGTCCCTCGGGGAGATCGCGCAGCGGCTGACGGCGTACCGGACGACGGCGATGCGGGGGGCCTTCCGTGAGGAGGACCTGGCGGGCGGGAACATCGTCGTCACCCTGCACACCGACGCGGCCGTGCTCCTCGCCGTGCCGATCGTGTTCCCGGGGCAGACCTGCGCGCTGTCGCTGTGCGCGCCGCAGCACGAGTTCGCCCTCGACTCGACCGGAAACGTCGTGAAACGCACCACGGTCACCCTCGGGCTCGCGTTCGACCACCGCGTCGTCAACGGCCGCGAGGCGGCGATGTTCCTGAATGCCGTGCGGAAGACCGTCGCCCCCTGA
- a CDS encoding non-ribosomal peptide synthetase, with protein sequence MRAPLSPAQERLWMLQRLVPGDASYTMYLVRRLRGPLDRDAFTGALGALVARHESLRTAFTEEDGTPWAVAGPVGWAPPIEWLAAAEEQVGALVDERANAAFDLAAGVPLRVAVIEIAPDDHVLCLTLHHILADGHSLEIMLDDLGEYYAAAVERRPARLPDLRILPSDYARWQRRRADKAMPYWSEALAAPPVTELPFARPGARAAVREGGYHWVRLGARHLAEVERLALAHRATPFMVLMAAYQALLFRHSGQQDMLVGTVVAGRDRVELERMVGYLTQTLPLRGDLTGDPTFAELLGRVKRVVLDVMGRPAPLLERLARGVETLLPTVFIMQDYAAGQDRVYGGVRVSDPQGNHDQIVVDLLVEVWPAGDELAICFGYDGAVFDIGEVETIAERYLTLLAGAVTKPDTPISRLPAWTAQDEKTMAELAAGPAEPVADGVLDLVADVVRRMPDAVAVRCDDHVVSYAALWDRAGTLAGTLRESGVREGDVVAVRLAPSAEVIAALLGVWRAGAAYLPLDPADPFARHTDSMAAAGAAWLIGEDGVRAVGEGSAAKGPEKGIAYVMTTSGSAGLPKAVLVEHGSVAARVGWMRREYGLGPGDHVVQFASLSFDTHVEEIFPALASGAAVVPLPDGPASLPDLLAEPDGRRITVLDLPTAYWHRLVESPAEVAWPPALRLVILGGEQADGAAVARWHREGPGVRLVNTYGPTEATVIATWAELDGTDSGGRPPIGRPLSATSVRVLDPRGEPVPPGAAGELVIGGAGVTRGYAGLPGRTAAAFEPDPYGDPGTRRLRTGDRARWRSDGLLEFLGRLDDQVKVRGVRIEPGDVEAALREHPGAGQVAVAARGEDLVAYFTGPADPAELRAHAARRLPRGFVPTLWSQLAELPLTSRGKVDRAALPEPDRVTGTDHTAPRTDSEALVAEIWAEVLGLERVGVLDDLLELGGHSLMTTRVAARLRAMLEVEVPIRTVFGCGTVAELAEAVEDLLIEEIDAMSEEEARRALTGQSG encoded by the coding sequence ATGAGGGCACCGCTGTCGCCCGCGCAGGAACGGCTCTGGATGCTCCAGCGGCTGGTGCCGGGCGACGCCTCGTACACGATGTACCTGGTACGACGCCTGCGCGGCCCGCTCGACCGCGACGCGTTCACCGGCGCCCTCGGGGCGCTCGTGGCCAGGCACGAGAGCCTGCGGACCGCCTTCACTGAGGAGGACGGCACGCCCTGGGCGGTGGCCGGGCCGGTCGGCTGGGCGCCGCCCATCGAGTGGCTGGCGGCGGCCGAGGAGCAGGTGGGCGCGCTGGTCGACGAGCGTGCCAACGCCGCCTTCGACCTGGCCGCGGGCGTTCCGCTGCGGGTCGCCGTCATCGAGATCGCCCCGGACGATCACGTGCTGTGCCTGACCCTGCACCACATCCTGGCCGACGGGCACTCCCTGGAGATCATGCTCGACGACCTGGGCGAGTACTACGCCGCCGCCGTGGAGCGCCGCCCCGCCCGCCTGCCCGACCTGCGCATCCTGCCCAGCGACTACGCCCGCTGGCAGCGGCGCAGGGCGGACAAGGCCATGCCGTACTGGAGCGAGGCGCTGGCCGCGCCGCCGGTCACCGAGCTGCCCTTCGCCCGTCCCGGGGCGCGCGCGGCCGTCCGGGAGGGCGGATATCACTGGGTACGGCTGGGCGCGCGTCACCTCGCCGAAGTGGAGCGGCTGGCCCTGGCCCATCGGGCGACCCCGTTCATGGTGCTGATGGCGGCGTACCAGGCGCTGCTGTTCCGGCACAGCGGGCAGCAGGACATGCTGGTCGGCACCGTGGTCGCCGGGCGGGATCGGGTCGAGCTGGAGCGGATGGTCGGATACCTCACCCAGACCCTGCCGCTGCGCGGCGACCTGACGGGTGATCCGACGTTCGCCGAGCTGCTCGGGCGGGTCAAAAGGGTGGTGCTGGACGTGATGGGCCGGCCCGCGCCGCTGCTGGAGCGGTTGGCGCGCGGCGTCGAGACGCTGCTGCCGACCGTGTTCATCATGCAGGACTACGCCGCCGGGCAGGACCGGGTGTACGGAGGAGTCCGGGTGTCGGACCCCCAGGGAAACCACGACCAGATCGTGGTGGATCTGCTGGTGGAGGTCTGGCCGGCTGGGGACGAGCTGGCGATCTGCTTCGGGTACGACGGCGCGGTGTTCGACATCGGCGAGGTGGAGACGATCGCCGAGCGCTACCTGACGCTGCTGGCCGGGGCCGTGACCAAGCCGGACACGCCGATCTCGCGGCTTCCCGCGTGGACCGCACAGGACGAGAAGACGATGGCCGAGCTGGCCGCCGGGCCCGCCGAGCCGGTCGCGGACGGGGTGCTGGACCTGGTGGCGGACGTGGTGCGCCGGATGCCGGACGCCGTCGCCGTGCGCTGCGATGATCACGTGGTCTCGTACGCGGCTCTCTGGGACCGGGCAGGCACGCTCGCCGGCACCCTTCGGGAGAGCGGCGTCCGGGAGGGCGACGTGGTGGCCGTACGGCTGGCCCCGTCCGCCGAGGTGATCGCCGCACTGCTGGGTGTGTGGCGGGCGGGCGCCGCGTACCTTCCCTTGGACCCCGCCGACCCGTTCGCCCGGCACACAGACTCCATGGCCGCCGCGGGTGCCGCGTGGCTGATCGGCGAGGACGGCGTGCGCGCCGTGGGGGAGGGGAGCGCGGCCAAGGGGCCAGAGAAGGGAATCGCCTACGTGATGACCACGTCGGGGTCTGCCGGGCTGCCCAAGGCGGTTCTCGTCGAGCATGGTTCGGTGGCGGCCAGGGTCGGGTGGATGCGGCGAGAGTACGGCCTGGGGCCGGGGGATCATGTGGTGCAGTTCGCGTCGCTGAGCTTCGACACCCACGTCGAGGAGATCTTCCCGGCGCTCGCGTCCGGGGCGGCGGTGGTGCCGCTGCCGGACGGCCCGGCGAGCCTGCCCGATCTGCTGGCCGAGCCGGACGGACGGCGGATCACCGTGCTGGATCTTCCGACCGCGTACTGGCATCGGCTCGTCGAGTCGCCGGCTGAGGTGGCCTGGCCGCCGGCGCTGCGGCTGGTGATCCTCGGCGGTGAGCAGGCCGACGGGGCGGCGGTGGCGCGCTGGCATCGCGAGGGGCCCGGGGTCCGGCTGGTCAACACGTACGGGCCGACCGAGGCCACGGTCATCGCCACCTGGGCCGAGCTGGACGGGACCGACTCCGGCGGGCGCCCGCCGATCGGCCGGCCGCTGTCGGCCACGTCGGTGCGGGTGCTTGACCCTCGAGGCGAGCCGGTGCCGCCGGGCGCTGCGGGGGAGCTGGTGATCGGCGGCGCCGGGGTCACGCGCGGGTATGCCGGGTTGCCCGGCCGCACCGCCGCCGCCTTCGAGCCCGACCCGTACGGCGACCCCGGCACCCGGCGCCTGCGCACCGGCGACCGGGCGCGGTGGCGTTCGGACGGACTGCTGGAGTTCCTGGGCCGCCTGGACGACCAGGTCAAGGTCCGCGGCGTGCGCATCGAGCCCGGCGACGTGGAGGCCGCCCTGCGCGAGCACCCAGGCGCCGGGCAGGTGGCCGTGGCGGCGCGCGGGGAGGACCTGGTGGCTTACTTCACCGGCCCCGCCGATCCCGCCGAGCTGCGCGCGCACGCCGCGCGCAGGCTGCCGAGGGGCTTCGTGCCGACCCTGTGGTCACAGCTGGCGGAGCTGCCCCTCACCTCCCGAGGCAAGGTCGACAGGGCCGCGCTGCCCGAGCCGGACCGGGTCACCGGGACGGACCACACAGCGCCGCGCACCGACAGCGAGGCGCTGGTCGCCGAGATCTGGGCCGAGGTGCTCGGCCTCGAACGGGTCGGCGTGCTGGACGATCTGCTGGAGCTGGGCGGGCATTCGCTGATGACCACCCGGGTCGCGGCGCGGCTGCGGGCGATGCTGGAGGTGGAGGTGCCGATCCGGACCGTGTTCGGCTGCGGCACCGTGGCCGAGCTCGCCGAGGCCGTCGAGGACCTGCTCATCGAGGAGATCGACGCGATGAGTGAGGAGGAGGCGCGGCGCGCCCTGACCGGGCAGTCCGGATGA
- a CDS encoding non-ribosomal peptide synthetase, with protein MSDDTTPPPRGAVHGGAGTLWRWLDNAPDAVAVTGSDGQVTYRELYRRVDDLAAVLRRHGVGPEVPVGLCVERTTGMLVAMLAIWTAGGAYVPLDPAFPAERLRMMRQDAGIGLVLTQAGVDPALLDGVPTVLTLSPGGRPLNGAPLSSARIPAVPPAIRPAAAAPPPAVVDRLAYLMFTSGSTGRPKGVAVPHRAVANLLESFAELLPIGPEDRWLAVTTLSFDISVLELLLPLFTGGRVVIATTGEVSDGWALRERAAAEGVTIMQATPAGWRILLESGGIPATIRTRLCGGEALPRDLADELLADGAELWNVYGPTETTVWSTAGRVRPGPEAVDLGSPIGRTSVHVLNENGTPVADGEIGELLIGGAGVARGYHGLPGQTAARFLPDPYAGTPGARMYATGDLARITPAGRLEYLGRADQQVKIHGFRIELGEIEATLRAAAEVKDAAVAVRDGRLVAYLVPRGQAVDWAALRERLRASLPDYMIPVRHTTLTSLPLTPNGKLDRAALPSPSWTRPGTAAFRVPATAVESDLAELWAGVLGATEPIGADDDFFELGGHSLAATQIIARVQARYGLEVPIVVLFEHPTIAGFAARLDDMDDADLSLADVAALRDELDGLSAEELEGLFDDLAAGS; from the coding sequence TTGAGTGACGACACGACGCCGCCCCCGCGGGGGGCAGTGCACGGCGGAGCGGGCACGCTATGGCGGTGGCTGGACAATGCGCCCGACGCGGTGGCCGTGACCGGCTCCGACGGTCAGGTGACCTACCGGGAGCTGTACCGGCGCGTCGATGACCTCGCCGCCGTGCTGCGCAGGCACGGCGTCGGTCCCGAGGTGCCCGTGGGGCTGTGCGTGGAGCGGACCACCGGGATGCTCGTGGCGATGCTCGCCATATGGACGGCGGGCGGGGCCTATGTACCGCTGGATCCGGCGTTCCCAGCCGAACGGCTGCGGATGATGCGCCAGGATGCGGGCATCGGCCTGGTGCTGACCCAGGCGGGCGTCGATCCCGCACTGCTGGACGGCGTTCCCACCGTTCTCACGCTCTCACCCGGAGGCCGGCCGCTGAACGGGGCTCCCCTCTCGTCCGCGCGGATCCCGGCCGTGCCCCCGGCAATCCGGCCGGCCGCCGCCGCGCCGCCCCCGGCGGTCGTGGATCGGCTGGCGTACCTGATGTTCACCTCGGGGTCCACAGGTCGCCCGAAGGGGGTGGCGGTGCCGCATCGGGCCGTGGCGAACCTGCTGGAGTCATTCGCCGAACTGCTGCCGATCGGGCCGGAGGATCGGTGGCTGGCCGTCACCACGCTGTCGTTCGACATCTCGGTTCTGGAGTTGCTGCTGCCCTTGTTCACGGGAGGCCGGGTGGTGATCGCGACCACCGGGGAGGTCTCCGACGGATGGGCGCTGCGCGAACGGGCCGCCGCCGAGGGGGTCACGATCATGCAGGCGACACCGGCGGGCTGGCGCATCCTGCTGGAGTCCGGCGGAATCCCCGCGACGATCAGGACGCGGTTGTGCGGTGGTGAGGCGCTGCCCCGCGATCTCGCGGACGAACTGCTGGCGGACGGCGCCGAACTGTGGAACGTGTACGGCCCCACGGAGACCACCGTGTGGTCCACGGCCGGCCGGGTGCGGCCAGGACCTGAGGCCGTGGATCTCGGGTCGCCCATTGGGCGGACCTCGGTTCACGTGCTGAACGAGAACGGGACGCCGGTCGCCGACGGGGAGATCGGCGAGTTGCTCATCGGCGGCGCGGGGGTCGCCCGGGGATACCACGGGCTGCCCGGTCAGACGGCCGCGCGTTTCCTGCCCGACCCGTACGCCGGCACCCCTGGCGCCCGCATGTATGCCACGGGCGACCTGGCCAGAATCACGCCCGCCGGTCGGCTGGAGTACCTGGGCCGCGCCGACCAGCAGGTCAAAATCCACGGATTCCGCATCGAACTGGGCGAGATCGAGGCCACCCTGCGCGCGGCCGCCGAGGTCAAGGACGCCGCGGTCGCCGTCCGCGACGGGCGTCTGGTGGCGTATCTGGTTCCGCGAGGGCAGGCCGTCGACTGGGCGGCGCTGCGGGAACGACTGCGCGCATCGCTCCCCGACTACATGATCCCCGTCCGGCACACGACCCTGACCTCCCTGCCGCTCACGCCCAACGGCAAGCTCGACCGCGCCGCCCTGCCCTCCCCGTCGTGGACGCGCCCCGGCACGGCCGCCTTCCGGGTCCCGGCCACCGCGGTCGAGTCCGACCTCGCCGAGCTCTGGGCGGGGGTGCTCGGCGCCACTGAGCCCATCGGCGCCGACGACGACTTCTTCGAGCTCGGCGGCCACTCACTCGCCGCGACGCAGATCATCGCCAGGGTCCAGGCCAGGTACGGCCTGGAGGTGCCGATCGTCGTCCTGTTCGAGCATCCGACGATCGCCGGATTCGCCGCCCGGCTCGACGACATGGACGACGCCGATCTCAGCCTGGCCGACGTCGCCGCGCTGCGCGACGAGCTGGACGGCCTCAGCGCCGAGGAGCTCGAGGGGCTGTTCGACGATCTGGCGGCCGGGTCATGA
- a CDS encoding MbtH family protein, with protein MRVVVNHEEQYSIWAADRDLPSGWSDAGFAGTREECLAHIETVWTDMRPLSLRN; from the coding sequence ATGCGGGTGGTCGTCAACCACGAGGAACAGTACTCCATCTGGGCCGCCGATCGAGACCTGCCGTCCGGCTGGTCCGACGCCGGGTTCGCGGGCACTCGGGAGGAGTGCCTGGCCCACATCGAGACCGTCTGGACGGACATGCGCCCGCTCAGCCTGCGAAACTGA
- a CDS encoding phosphopantetheine-binding protein, translating into MLRERVAALVAQASDGELTTAEILAADCSLTALGLTSLGYIRLIDAIEDAFGFDVELNGSLDTLDGLVEHLSQVADRPS; encoded by the coding sequence ATGTTGAGGGAGCGCGTGGCCGCGCTGGTGGCCCAGGCCAGCGACGGTGAACTCACCACGGCGGAGATACTGGCGGCCGACTGCTCGCTGACGGCACTTGGCCTCACCTCGCTGGGCTACATACGGCTGATCGACGCGATCGAGGACGCGTTCGGCTTCGACGTCGAGCTCAACGGCAGCCTCGACACGCTCGACGGGCTGGTCGAGCACCTGTCGCAGGTGGCGGACCGCCCATCATGA